CGCCGCCAAGGCCAGCCCTACCGCTACCGGCAAGCCGTGGCCGAGGGCACCGGTATTGAGCTCGATGCCGGGGGTTTTCTGGCGCACCGGGTGGCCGGGCAAGTGCGAATTGAAGTGCTGATACGTCGACAACCACGCCTCGGGGATGTAGCCCGCCTGCGCCAGGCAGCAGTACAAACCACCCACACCGTGGCCTTTGCTTTGGATATACATATCGCGCTCGGGGTCTTCGGTGCGTTCCGGGCCGGTATCGAGGATGCGGAAATACAGCGTGGCAAGGATGTCGGTTTCCGACAGGTCGGCCCCGGTGTGACCACCTGCCGGGGAATCGGCGTTCAGACGGATCACATGGCGGCGGATCAGGCGGGCCTGTTCCTTGATCTGGTGGGCGTTGTACTGGAAGGCATTCATGCAGCGGCTCCTGTGGGGCTGACCACGTGAGTTGGAAGTGCCGAAAGCTGTGTTTGAATATTTATTCAGCAATGACAATATATTTCTATTTAGACGCTGATCCTCTACGCGGTCAAGGGAGCGATCGCTGTAAAAATGAAAAAACTGAAGAAATATCACTCGGACAAACGGGCAAAATCCCACACGGGCCGGTCTACCCCGTGGCTTTGCGTGCCGTTAAACCGGCGTTTTAGAGGCATACCCGAAAAATTAAGCGCTTGACTTTGCCACGGTGTCACTGGAATCTGAATTAACAGTCAGGCGCGCATAAATATTCAAGCAGCCTGAAAGCACTCCAAAAACAACAACTCAGGAGAACACTGTGGACGCCAAAGCGATTGTCCAGCACCCGGACGAACTCAAGCCGCCACCCCGCCCCCGCCTGGTGAAACTGCTGCCCAGCAATATCGGCGGCCCACTGATAGGGCTTGTGCTGCTGGTGCTGGTTTTCTCCTTCAGCTCCGAATTCTTTTTCTCTTTGCGCAATGGCCTGAACATTCTTGATCAGGTCACGGTGCTGGGCATCCTGGCGATCGGCATGACGGCGGTGATCGTGATCGGCGGCATCGATCTGTCGGTCGGCTCGGTACTGGCCTTCTCGATGATGATGCTCGGCTGGCTGTATCAGGACCAGGCGGTGCCGCTGGGCTTTGCGATTGCGATCTCGATTGCCACCGGCATGCTCGCCGGTCTGGTGTCCGGCGGGTTGATCACCTACGCCAAGTTACCGCCGTTCATTGCCACGCTGACCATGATGTCGGTGGCCCGCGGCCTGGCGAACATCCTCACCGAAGGCCGGCAGATCGTCGGTTACCCGGAGTGGTTCACCAGCCTGGCCACGGTGCGGCATTTCGGCTTTTTATCCGCCACTGTCGGGCTGTTCCTGGTGATGTTGCTGGTGGCCTGGGTGTTCCTGCGCTTTCGCGCCGGTGGCCGCAACCTCTACGCCATGGGCGGCAGCCCGGAAGTGGCGCGCCTGTCGGGCATCAAGGTGCGTGCGATTACCCTGTGGGTGTACGCCATCAGCGGCGCTCTCGCCGGCATCGCCGCGGTCACCCTGGCCGCGCGCCTCGACTCCTCGCAACCGAGCGCCGGCCTGAGCCTGGAACTGGACGCCATCGCCGCCGTAGTGATCGGCGGCGCCAGCCTCAGCGGTGGCGTGGGCAGCATCGGCGGCACCCTGGTGGGCGTGCTGATCATTGGCGTGTTGCGCAATGGCCTCAACCTGCTGGGCGTTTCGCCCTTTATTCAACAAGTGGTGATCGGCGTGGTCATCGCCCTCGCCGTCACCATCGACACCCTGCGACGCCGCTCCAGCACTGCCCGTTAAACCTGTTCGACAGTTGACACCCTCCAACAATAAAACCAGGAGTCACCGACATGTTCAGCCCCAAAAAATTGCTGTTGGCCACCGCCTTGGCAGCCGCCACCCTCACCGCCGCAGGCACCACCTGGGCCAAGGACCTGACCATCGGCCTGGCCGTGGCCAACCTGCAGGCCGACTTCTTCAACCAGATCAAGCAATCGGTGGAAGCCGAGGGCAAGGCCAAGGGAATCAAGGTGATCACCGTGGACGCCCAGGGCAACTCCTCCACCCAGGTCAGCCAGATTGAAGACCTGATCACCCGCCAGATCGACGTGCTGATCTACATCCCGGCCGGCGCCACCGCCGCCGGTGTACCGGTCAAGGCCGCAAAAGCCGCCGGCATCCCGGTGATCGCCGTAGACCGCAACGCCCCCGACGCACCGGGCGATACCTTTATCGCCAGCGACAGCGTGGCCGGCGCCAAGACCCTGGCCGAGTACGTGGGCAAGGTTACCGAAGGCAAGGGCCGCATCGCGATCCTGCAAGGCCAGATCGGCACCACCCCCGAGAACGATCGTGCC
This region of Pseudomonas asgharzadehiana genomic DNA includes:
- a CDS encoding sugar ABC transporter substrate-binding protein produces the protein MFSPKKLLLATALAAATLTAAGTTWAKDLTIGLAVANLQADFFNQIKQSVEAEGKAKGIKVITVDAQGNSSTQVSQIEDLITRQIDVLIYIPAGATAAGVPVKAAKAAGIPVIAVDRNAPDAPGDTFIASDSVAGAKTLAEYVGKVTEGKGRIAILQGQIGTTPENDRAKGFAEGLKAFPGLNVVAQQPAEWAQDKGFAVAQDLLQRDPNITVFFGRADAMALGAAQAVKVGNLDHKVVIVGFDGDVAGLKAVESGVLNATMTQQTQKMGRLAVASAIDLKAGKTLPKEQLLPTVLTTKENVAPFLQQHP
- a CDS encoding ABC transporter permease, which translates into the protein MDAKAIVQHPDELKPPPRPRLVKLLPSNIGGPLIGLVLLVLVFSFSSEFFFSLRNGLNILDQVTVLGILAIGMTAVIVIGGIDLSVGSVLAFSMMMLGWLYQDQAVPLGFAIAISIATGMLAGLVSGGLITYAKLPPFIATLTMMSVARGLANILTEGRQIVGYPEWFTSLATVRHFGFLSATVGLFLVMLLVAWVFLRFRAGGRNLYAMGGSPEVARLSGIKVRAITLWVYAISGALAGIAAVTLAARLDSSQPSAGLSLELDAIAAVVIGGASLSGGVGSIGGTLVGVLIIGVLRNGLNLLGVSPFIQQVVIGVVIALAVTIDTLRRRSSTAR